The Acidobacteriota bacterium genome has a segment encoding these proteins:
- a CDS encoding glycoside hydrolase domain-containing protein produces MPIRQILFSFSLSKIAAEIALGFVALVPVALAAAGQTGEPRYGVGTWDPESGLGNHRAVIHVAAPAAVPGAKGAGRPPAAVAPARPALARVVIPWRRPDLEPEKKNVIVIDASTGERVVKVLPVRIGREAADLLFEPRTVPGDYYFYFLPYKSEGRKNYPNVRYDPPDWSADPALAARAAALRASGAPPAGEAAAEGLLPAETVEIQSADAFSAFTPMERIATAEETRALLAAHPAAPYLLFPEDRSLSIRMTGDLPGRWAASGPAGVIRGRAARGEYFTFQIGAWAAREPIADLDVRFSDLVRTPATAADGSPVAPSVIPGKGMTCINKGGAGWDGAPFTKAVPVAKGRVQALWCGVPVPPGIRPGVFKGAVTVAPSGLPETVLALELTVTDETLADSGDGDPSRLTRLRWLDSTLAQDDGIVPPYTAMTIDRLTVGCLGRAVAIGRDGLPSRIRSYFAPEMTRLQAKPVDVTAGPIRLRVLDEDGREHNWKPSVIGPRLARRGPGAVVWEADNCNGDFLLKVQARMEFDGFVDYKVSVTARRDMAVSDIRLEVPWREASATHMMGLGFKGGLRPASYDWAWDQKKNQDALWIGTVNAGMQVGLRAENYSRPLNTNFYLSKPLNMPPSWWNEGRGAVTVRSGGRDGAAPGTVVMAAASGPRRLRVGETLHFDFTLLITPFKPITPAAHFRERYFHAFEPLDKVAAAGANVVNVHHANDINPYINYPFLRAPEMKAYIDDAHRRGFKVKIYDTVRELSNRAPEIFALRSLGREIFTAGPGGGYSWLQEHLGCDYIAAWFVPQLKDAAVINSGMSRWHNYYIEGLDWLARNVGIDGLYLDDVAFDRTTMKRVRKVLDRNRPGALIDLHSANQYNVRDGFASSANLYLEHFPFLDRLWFGEYFDYNGSGPDYWLVEMSGIPFGLMGEMLQDGGNPWRGMVFGMTARLPWAGDPRPLWKAWDEFGIAGSEMIGWWVAGSPVKTGTKDVLATCFVRRGQARTTAVPARSATMVALASWAKEPVDARLSIDWKALGLDPKKARLIAPAIDKFQGVAAFRPGDPIRVEPGKGLLLILR; encoded by the coding sequence ATGCCGATCCGACAGATCCTTTTTTCGTTCAGCTTGTCCAAGATCGCCGCGGAGATCGCCTTAGGGTTCGTCGCGCTTGTCCCGGTGGCCCTGGCCGCCGCCGGCCAGACCGGGGAACCGCGATACGGCGTCGGGACATGGGACCCCGAATCGGGGCTGGGGAATCACCGGGCCGTGATCCATGTCGCCGCCCCCGCGGCCGTGCCCGGGGCGAAGGGCGCCGGACGGCCGCCGGCTGCGGTCGCCCCGGCCAGGCCGGCCCTGGCCCGCGTCGTCATCCCCTGGCGGCGGCCCGACCTCGAGCCGGAGAAAAAGAACGTCATCGTCATCGACGCCTCGACCGGCGAGCGCGTCGTCAAGGTCCTGCCGGTCAGGATCGGCCGCGAGGCGGCGGACCTCCTCTTCGAGCCCCGGACCGTGCCAGGCGATTATTATTTCTACTTCCTGCCCTACAAGTCCGAAGGCCGCAAGAACTATCCCAACGTCAGGTATGATCCTCCCGACTGGTCCGCGGACCCGGCCCTGGCGGCGCGGGCGGCCGCCCTGCGCGCGAGCGGCGCCCCCCCGGCCGGGGAGGCGGCCGCCGAGGGCCTGCTCCCGGCCGAGACCGTCGAGATCCAGTCGGCCGACGCGTTCAGCGCCTTCACGCCGATGGAAAGGATCGCCACGGCCGAGGAGACGCGGGCGCTCCTGGCCGCTCATCCCGCCGCGCCCTATCTCCTCTTCCCGGAGGACCGGTCGCTCTCGATCCGCATGACCGGCGATCTCCCCGGGCGCTGGGCCGCGTCCGGTCCCGCCGGCGTGATCCGGGGACGGGCCGCCCGCGGCGAATATTTCACCTTCCAGATCGGCGCCTGGGCCGCGCGCGAGCCCATCGCCGATCTAGACGTCCGCTTCTCGGACCTCGTCCGGACGCCGGCCACGGCCGCCGACGGCTCGCCCGTCGCGCCCTCCGTCATTCCCGGAAAAGGCATGACCTGCATCAACAAGGGCGGCGCCGGCTGGGACGGCGCTCCGTTCACGAAAGCCGTGCCGGTCGCCAAGGGCCGGGTCCAGGCCCTCTGGTGCGGCGTTCCCGTGCCGCCCGGGATCCGGCCGGGCGTCTTCAAGGGCGCAGTGACGGTCGCGCCGTCCGGCCTGCCGGAGACCGTCCTGGCCTTAGAGCTGACGGTCACGGACGAGACCCTCGCCGACAGCGGCGACGGCGATCCTTCCCGCCTGACCCGCCTCCGCTGGCTCGACTCGACCCTGGCCCAGGACGACGGCATCGTTCCGCCCTACACGGCCATGACGATCGATCGCCTCACGGTCGGCTGCCTCGGGCGCGCCGTGGCCATCGGCCGCGACGGCCTCCCGTCCCGGATCCGGAGCTACTTCGCGCCGGAGATGACCCGCCTCCAGGCGAAGCCCGTCGACGTGACGGCCGGCCCGATCCGGCTCCGCGTCCTCGACGAGGACGGCCGGGAGCACAACTGGAAGCCGAGCGTCATCGGCCCGCGGCTGGCCCGGCGCGGCCCCGGGGCCGTAGTCTGGGAAGCCGACAACTGCAACGGCGACTTTCTCCTGAAGGTCCAGGCCCGGATGGAGTTCGACGGCTTCGTCGACTACAAGGTCTCGGTCACGGCCCGGCGCGACATGGCCGTGTCGGACATCCGGCTCGAGGTGCCGTGGCGGGAGGCGAGCGCGACCCACATGATGGGGCTCGGCTTCAAGGGCGGCCTTCGTCCCGCGAGCTACGACTGGGCCTGGGACCAGAAGAAGAACCAGGACGCCCTCTGGATCGGAACGGTCAACGCCGGGATGCAGGTCGGGTTGCGGGCCGAGAACTACTCGCGGCCCCTCAACACGAATTTCTACCTGTCCAAGCCCCTGAACATGCCGCCGTCGTGGTGGAACGAGGGCCGCGGCGCGGTCACGGTCCGGAGCGGGGGCCGGGACGGCGCCGCCCCGGGGACGGTCGTCATGGCCGCCGCGTCCGGGCCGCGCCGGCTCCGCGTCGGCGAGACGCTCCACTTCGACTTCACCCTGCTCATCACCCCGTTCAAGCCGATCACGCCGGCCGCGCACTTCCGCGAGCGCTACTTCCACGCCTTCGAGCCGCTCGACAAGGTCGCCGCGGCCGGGGCCAACGTCGTCAACGTCCACCACGCCAACGACATCAACCCCTACATCAACTACCCGTTCCTCCGCGCGCCCGAGATGAAAGCCTACATCGACGACGCCCACCGGCGCGGCTTCAAGGTCAAGATCTACGACACCGTGCGCGAGCTGTCGAACCGGGCGCCGGAGATCTTCGCCCTGCGCAGCCTGGGGCGCGAGATCTTCACGGCGGGGCCGGGCGGCGGCTACTCCTGGCTCCAGGAGCACCTCGGCTGCGACTACATCGCCGCCTGGTTCGTGCCCCAGCTCAAGGACGCGGCGGTCATCAACAGCGGCATGTCGCGCTGGCACAACTACTACATCGAGGGCCTCGACTGGCTGGCCCGCAACGTCGGCATCGACGGGCTCTACCTGGACGACGTCGCCTTCGACCGGACGACGATGAAGCGCGTCCGCAAGGTCCTCGACCGGAACAGGCCCGGGGCGCTCATCGACCTCCACAGCGCCAACCAGTACAACGTCCGCGACGGCTTCGCCTCGAGCGCCAACCTCTACCTCGAGCACTTCCCCTTCCTCGACCGGCTCTGGTTCGGCGAGTATTTCGACTACAACGGCAGCGGCCCCGATTACTGGCTGGTCGAGATGTCGGGCATCCCCTTCGGGCTGATGGGCGAGATGCTCCAGGACGGCGGCAACCCCTGGCGCGGCATGGTCTTCGGCATGACGGCGCGGCTGCCCTGGGCGGGCGACCCGCGGCCGCTCTGGAAGGCCTGGGACGAGTTCGGGATCGCCGGGAGCGAGATGATCGGCTGGTGGGTCGCGGGGAGCCCTGTGAAGACCGGGACGAAGGACGTCCTGGCGACGTGCTTCGTCAGGCGCGGCCAGGCAAGGACGACGGCCGTCCCGGCCAGGAGCGCGACGATGGTCGCTCTGGCATCCTGGGCCAAGGAGCCCGTCGACGCGCGTCTCTCGATCGACTGGAAGGCGCTCGGCCTCGACCCGAAGAAGGCCAGGCTCATCGCCCCGGCCATCGACAAGTTCCAGGGGGTAGCGGCGTTCAGGCCCGGCGACCCGATCCGCGTCGAGCCCGGCAAGGGCCTGCTCCTCATCCTCCGCTAG
- a CDS encoding PAS domain-containing protein, translated as MSLNEWVGEFPVAVTVCDAEGRIIEMNGRSREVFAADGGEKLIGANVLDCHPEPSRSKLAGMMADRKANAYTIRKNGLKKLIYQAPWYKDGAYAGFVELSLEIPWDMPHFDRDRSRS; from the coding sequence ATGAGCCTGAACGAATGGGTCGGGGAATTTCCCGTCGCGGTCACGGTCTGCGACGCCGAGGGACGGATCATCGAGATGAACGGCCGGTCGCGCGAGGTCTTCGCCGCCGACGGCGGGGAGAAGCTCATCGGGGCGAACGTCCTCGACTGCCACCCCGAGCCCAGCCGGTCGAAGCTGGCCGGGATGATGGCCGACCGGAAGGCCAACGCCTACACCATCCGGAAGAACGGCCTGAAGAAGCTGATCTACCAGGCGCCCTGGTATAAGGACGGCGCCTACGCCGGATTCGTCGAGCTGTCGCTCGAGATCCCCTGGGACATGCCCCACTTCGACCGGGACAGGAGCCGATCTTAG
- a CDS encoding sialidase family protein, producing MKASMWKVVALAAAGFVLVAGLPASSGKEKPRVSVSRGYSIPLIDLAGQAERQVVVDREPGQYLGHPTTVLLEDGKTIITVYPKGHGRGAIVMKRSADGGLTWSTRLPVPENWATSLETPTIHRVVGPDGKKRLIVWSGLYPARLAVSEDDGATWTPLAPAGDWGGVVVMSSLVERKPFGRGRYMAMFHDDGRFFATESHQKDPVVFTLYATFSEDGGLTWSFPKAVCASSEVQLCEPGVIRSPDGRTLAVLLREESRKRNSYVIFSKDEGATWSAPRELPGALTGDRHTGKYAPDGRLLVSFRDMTHESPTRGDWVAWVGTFDDIVKGREGQYRVRLMDNTEGADCSYPGVEVLPDGTFVVTTYGHWTAGEPPYIMSVRLKLEELDRLSH from the coding sequence GTGAAGGCAAGCATGTGGAAAGTCGTCGCTCTCGCCGCCGCGGGGTTCGTCCTGGTCGCGGGTTTGCCGGCCAGCTCCGGGAAGGAGAAGCCGCGCGTCTCCGTGTCCCGCGGCTATTCCATCCCGCTCATCGATCTGGCCGGGCAGGCCGAACGGCAGGTTGTGGTCGACCGCGAGCCGGGCCAGTACCTTGGCCACCCGACGACCGTCCTGCTCGAGGACGGCAAGACCATCATTACCGTCTATCCCAAGGGCCACGGCCGGGGCGCCATCGTCATGAAGCGGAGCGCCGACGGCGGCCTGACCTGGAGCACCCGTCTGCCGGTGCCTGAGAATTGGGCCACCTCGCTCGAGACGCCGACCATCCACCGCGTCGTCGGTCCGGACGGCAAGAAGAGGCTCATCGTCTGGTCCGGCCTCTACCCGGCGCGCCTGGCGGTCTCGGAGGACGACGGCGCGACCTGGACGCCGCTCGCCCCGGCCGGGGATTGGGGCGGGGTCGTGGTCATGTCGTCCCTGGTCGAGCGGAAGCCGTTCGGCCGCGGCCGCTACATGGCCATGTTCCATGATGACGGACGGTTCTTCGCCACGGAGTCCCATCAGAAGGACCCGGTCGTCTTCACGCTCTACGCGACGTTCTCGGAGGACGGCGGGCTGACCTGGTCCTTCCCCAAGGCGGTCTGCGCGTCGTCCGAGGTCCAGCTCTGCGAGCCGGGGGTCATCCGTTCTCCCGACGGCCGGACCCTGGCCGTCCTCCTGCGCGAGGAAAGCCGCAAGCGCAATTCGTACGTCATCTTCTCGAAGGACGAGGGCGCGACCTGGAGCGCGCCGCGCGAGCTGCCCGGCGCCCTGACCGGCGACCGCCACACCGGGAAGTACGCCCCGGACGGGCGGTTGCTCGTTTCCTTCCGCGACATGACCCACGAGAGCCCGACGAGAGGCGATTGGGTGGCCTGGGTCGGCACGTTCGACGACATCGTCAAGGGCCGCGAAGGCCAGTACCGCGTCCGGCTCATGGACAACACCGAGGGCGCCGACTGCTCTTATCCCGGCGTCGAGGTCCTGCCGGACGGCACCTTCGTCGTCACGACGTACGGGCACTGGACGGCCGGCGAGCCGCCCTACATCATGAGCGTCCGGCTGAAGCTCGAGGAGCTCGACCGCCTGTCCCATTAA
- a CDS encoding TRAP transporter large permease subunit, with product MANRLARAAEDSLAVLAVFALAGMLIAEAVARKAFNTGIKNSGAYIEHLVLVAAFVAAAITSREKKHLALATGMFLPERVRALADAVTAALASALSLAFGLSALSFARNAFTAADRVGLLPKRLVVLVMAAGFLAMSVRFIAAIGKKSVRPAAAAAAAVLGLLLGFEPLVQLLTAGGAKAVPALAAAAAFLRPAATGVAGPLILVLIAAAFFGLPIFVVLGGIGFLLFVKGGSPLEIVPNQAYAVLTGSAIPAIPLFAAVGFFLSESKAGERMVRFFQAAFGWFPGGLTVMAVIVCAFFTTFTGASGVTILALGGLLAVILEKAGYPKRFTVGLLTASGSIGLLFPPSLPVIIYGVIAGTSIKDMFVGGFLPGAFLVVSVIAVGIFYSCKHGLPRHPLKLREAAAALRESFWELLLPLLVFGLYFGGIVSLQESAAATLLYVWIVETFIKKDLRIRDMPRIFLRAVPIIGGVLIIMALANGLSYYIIDAQIPQRLSDWVAATTSSPIVFLLLLNLALLVVGCFMDIYSAILVVVPLIIPLGNLFHIHPVHLGIIFLANLELGYLTPPVGLNLYLASYRFEEPISRVYRDVLVYLAIELAAVLLITYVPFLTTALL from the coding sequence ATGGCCAATAGGCTCGCCCGCGCCGCCGAGGACTCGCTCGCCGTCCTGGCCGTCTTCGCCCTGGCCGGCATGCTGATCGCCGAGGCCGTGGCCCGCAAGGCCTTCAACACCGGGATCAAGAACTCCGGCGCCTATATCGAGCATCTCGTGCTCGTGGCCGCCTTCGTCGCCGCGGCCATTACCTCGCGGGAGAAGAAGCACCTGGCCCTGGCCACGGGGATGTTCCTGCCGGAGCGGGTCCGGGCGCTCGCCGACGCGGTCACCGCCGCCCTGGCCTCGGCGCTGAGCCTGGCCTTCGGACTGAGCGCCCTGTCGTTCGCCCGGAACGCCTTCACTGCGGCGGACCGGGTCGGCCTTCTGCCGAAGCGCCTGGTCGTCCTGGTCATGGCCGCCGGCTTCCTGGCCATGAGCGTCCGGTTCATCGCCGCGATCGGGAAGAAAAGCGTCCGTCCGGCCGCGGCGGCCGCGGCCGCCGTCCTGGGGCTCCTTCTCGGCTTCGAGCCGCTCGTCCAGCTGCTGACGGCCGGCGGGGCGAAGGCCGTGCCGGCGCTCGCGGCGGCGGCCGCGTTCCTGCGGCCCGCGGCAACGGGGGTCGCCGGTCCCCTGATCCTTGTCCTCATCGCCGCGGCGTTCTTCGGGCTGCCCATCTTCGTCGTCCTCGGCGGCATCGGCTTCCTCCTTTTCGTCAAGGGCGGTTCGCCGCTCGAGATCGTCCCCAACCAGGCCTACGCCGTCCTGACCGGGAGCGCCATCCCGGCCATCCCGCTTTTCGCCGCGGTCGGCTTCTTCCTGTCCGAGAGCAAGGCGGGGGAGAGGATGGTCCGGTTCTTCCAGGCCGCGTTCGGCTGGTTCCCGGGCGGGCTGACCGTCATGGCCGTCATCGTCTGCGCTTTTTTCACGACTTTCACCGGCGCTTCGGGCGTGACCATCCTGGCCCTGGGCGGCCTCCTGGCCGTCATCCTCGAGAAGGCCGGCTATCCCAAGCGCTTCACGGTCGGCCTGCTGACGGCTTCCGGCAGCATCGGTCTGCTCTTCCCGCCCAGCCTGCCTGTCATCATCTACGGCGTGATCGCCGGGACGAGCATCAAGGACATGTTCGTGGGGGGCTTTCTGCCGGGCGCGTTCCTGGTCGTGTCCGTCATCGCCGTCGGCATCTTCTATTCCTGTAAGCACGGCCTGCCGCGGCACCCGCTGAAGCTCCGGGAGGCCGCGGCGGCCCTCCGCGAGTCCTTCTGGGAGCTCCTGTTGCCGCTTCTCGTCTTCGGCCTCTATTTCGGGGGGATCGTCAGCCTGCAGGAAAGCGCCGCGGCCACGCTGCTCTATGTCTGGATCGTGGAGACGTTCATCAAGAAGGACCTGAGGATCAGGGACATGCCCCGGATCTTCCTGCGCGCCGTGCCGATCATCGGCGGCGTGCTCATCATCATGGCCCTGGCCAACGGCCTGTCCTACTACATCATCGACGCCCAGATCCCCCAGCGGCTGAGCGACTGGGTCGCGGCCACGACCTCATCGCCGATCGTCTTCCTGCTGCTGCTCAACCTGGCCCTGCTCGTCGTCGGCTGCTTCATGGACATCTACTCGGCCATCCTCGTCGTCGTGCCGCTCATCATCCCGCTGGGCAACCTCTTCCACATCCACCCGGTCCACCTGGGCATCATCTTCCTGGCCAACCTGGAGCTGGGCTACCTGACCCCGCCCGTAGGCCTGAACCTCTACCTCGCGTCCTACAGGTTCGAGGAGCCGATATCGCGCGTCTACCGGGACGTCCTGGTCTATCTGGCGATCGAGCTGGCGGCCGTCCTGCTGATAACCTACGTCCCCTTCCTGACCACCGCGCTGCTCTGA
- a CDS encoding amino acid permease has translation MNSAPTQACDAVSVPSANGLERKLGLFPLTNIVIANMIGAGIFTTSGLLMGDLHNSVVMLALWLVGGLVALCGALSYGELGAAIPHAGGEYVFLARLYHPVLGFMAGWVSFFVGFSAPIAASAIGFSEYLTRAFPGLLTPGLFPGAGEAMIMKKLYAIMIIAVFTFIHTRGLEAGARVQNGLTGLKILLIVGLVGAGFAFGRGSLAHLAAAAPFRFDFAGIKTLGLSLMWIMFAYSGWNASAYVGSEVRDPSRNLPRSLILGTAVVMVLYAALNLFYVYAIPPAQMEGVISVAGLAAGNLFGQSAGTVLSLLISFALFSSLSAYLILGPRVYFSMARDGIFFKSIALVDPKSGVPTRSILLQGGIAAVMVLFGTFQQLLTYMGFSLGIFPLLAVLGVFKLRRTGRSVVKLPGYPVAPAVYLVVGAAVLVLSFLRQPAESLVAIATALAGIPIYCLFRRASRPKA, from the coding sequence GTGAACAGCGCTCCGACCCAGGCCTGCGATGCCGTGTCCGTCCCCTCCGCCAACGGCCTGGAGCGCAAGCTCGGCCTCTTCCCCCTGACCAACATCGTCATCGCCAACATGATCGGGGCCGGCATCTTCACGACCTCGGGCCTGTTGATGGGCGACCTCCACAACTCCGTCGTCATGCTGGCCCTCTGGCTCGTCGGCGGCCTGGTCGCGCTCTGCGGCGCCCTGAGCTACGGCGAGCTCGGAGCGGCCATCCCTCACGCCGGCGGCGAGTATGTCTTCCTGGCCCGCCTATATCATCCCGTCCTCGGCTTCATGGCCGGCTGGGTCTCGTTCTTCGTCGGCTTCTCCGCGCCCATCGCCGCCTCGGCCATCGGCTTCTCGGAGTATCTGACCCGGGCCTTTCCCGGCCTGCTCACGCCAGGTCTCTTTCCGGGAGCGGGCGAAGCGATGATCATGAAGAAGCTCTATGCCATCATGATCATCGCCGTTTTCACCTTCATCCACACCCGCGGCCTCGAAGCCGGGGCCCGGGTCCAGAACGGGCTGACCGGGCTGAAGATACTGCTCATCGTCGGCCTTGTCGGCGCCGGCTTCGCCTTCGGCCGGGGAAGCTTGGCCCACCTCGCCGCCGCGGCGCCCTTCCGCTTCGATTTCGCCGGGATAAAGACGCTGGGCCTGTCGCTGATGTGGATCATGTTCGCCTACAGCGGCTGGAACGCCTCGGCCTACGTCGGATCGGAGGTCCGCGACCCGTCGCGCAACCTGCCCCGCTCGCTCATCCTGGGGACGGCCGTGGTCATGGTCCTCTACGCCGCTCTCAATCTCTTTTACGTCTACGCCATCCCGCCGGCCCAGATGGAGGGCGTCATCTCGGTGGCCGGCCTGGCCGCCGGGAACCTTTTCGGCCAGTCGGCCGGGACCGTCCTCTCGCTCCTGATCTCGTTCGCCCTCTTCTCTTCGCTCAGCGCCTACCTCATCCTCGGGCCGCGCGTCTACTTCTCGATGGCCCGGGACGGCATCTTCTTCAAGTCCATCGCCTTGGTCGACCCGAAGTCCGGCGTCCCGACCCGGTCGATCCTCCTCCAGGGCGGGATCGCCGCCGTCATGGTCCTCTTCGGCACGTTCCAGCAGCTCCTGACCTACATGGGCTTTTCGCTCGGCATCTTCCCGCTGCTGGCCGTGCTCGGCGTCTTCAAGCTCAGGCGCACCGGCCGGAGCGTCGTCAAGCTGCCGGGCTATCCCGTCGCCCCGGCCGTCTATCTCGTTGTCGGCGCGGCCGTCCTCGTCTTGTCGTTCCTGCGCCAGCCGGCCGAGTCCCTGGTGGCCATCGCCACGGCCCTGGCCGGCATCCCGATCTATTGCCTGTTCCGCCGGGCCTCGCGTCCGAAGGCCTGA
- a CDS encoding DUF2461 domain-containing protein: MSEEAVFTGFTRETVRFYAELRENNNRAWFEENRATYEAHVLAPARLFVPAMGERLKAIVPGIVAVPAVNKSIFRINRDTRFSLDPRPYKTNLGIYFWDRARSRMESAGYYVGLEPPDLTLGGGMYMIPDALLGRYRKAVADPRRGAEIARIVNALRAIPGCAVEGSHYKRVPAGLDPGHRNAELLKHKGLYASFEARVPPEFFGEEFVDYCFARFAPVAPLHRWLMKLFD; encoded by the coding sequence ATGAGCGAAGAGGCCGTGTTCACGGGATTCACCCGGGAGACCGTGCGGTTCTATGCGGAGCTCCGGGAGAACAACAACAGGGCCTGGTTCGAGGAGAACCGGGCGACCTACGAGGCCCACGTCCTGGCCCCGGCCAGGCTCTTCGTCCCGGCCATGGGGGAAAGGCTGAAGGCGATCGTCCCGGGGATCGTGGCCGTCCCCGCGGTCAACAAGTCGATCTTCCGCATCAACCGCGACACGCGCTTCAGCCTGGATCCGAGGCCTTACAAGACGAACCTCGGCATCTACTTCTGGGACCGGGCCCGCTCCCGGATGGAGTCGGCGGGCTACTACGTCGGTCTCGAACCGCCCGACCTCACGCTCGGCGGCGGGATGTACATGATCCCCGACGCCCTGCTCGGCCGCTACCGGAAGGCCGTGGCCGACCCGCGGCGCGGGGCGGAGATCGCCAGGATCGTGAACGCGCTCCGGGCCATCCCGGGCTGCGCGGTCGAAGGGTCGCACTACAAGCGCGTCCCGGCCGGCCTCGACCCGGGCCACCGCAACGCCGAGCTGCTCAAGCACAAAGGGCTGTACGCGAGCTTCGAGGCCAGGGTGCCGCCGGAGTTCTTCGGGGAGGAATTCGTCGATTACTGCTTCGCGCGCTTCGCGCCGGTCGCGCCGCTCCATCGCTGGCTGATGAAGCTCTTCGATTGA
- the dctP gene encoding TRAP transporter substrate-binding protein DctP, with the protein MIRPISAALALAALALSGAPAAPAPPGSAASGAIVLKIASIAPSRSPWDKALQQVANDWEALSGGAVQVKIYPGSIAGSEQDMIRKMRLGVIQGGIFSSMGLAKIDHSLTVLCIPFLFHSREEFNAVFDRLKPSFEETLERDGFKVMLWTLAGWVNFFSKTPVLEPDDLKRLKINVTADFPEIEQVWKKMGYEAVASDNTDLMVELQSGAVTALYLPALLAGSGQFFALAPHMLSPSLAPLVGGLILSAKAWASVPAGLREPFLAAVGRAAQGLYDETMRLEADAVKMMKDNGLVVHEPSPEAMAKWRTAADRAVQGLVGPVFSKDAYDQVVGCVRDYRKTHGQ; encoded by the coding sequence ATGATCAGGCCGATCTCAGCCGCGCTGGCGTTGGCGGCGCTGGCCCTGTCCGGAGCGCCGGCCGCCCCGGCGCCGCCCGGCTCCGCCGCTTCGGGGGCTATCGTCCTCAAGATCGCCAGCATCGCCCCCAGCCGTTCGCCGTGGGACAAGGCCCTGCAGCAGGTGGCCAACGACTGGGAGGCGCTCTCGGGCGGCGCCGTCCAGGTCAAGATCTATCCCGGCAGCATCGCCGGGAGCGAGCAGGACATGATCCGAAAGATGCGCCTGGGCGTCATCCAGGGCGGCATCTTTTCGTCGATGGGACTGGCCAAGATCGACCACTCCCTGACCGTCCTCTGCATCCCCTTCCTCTTCCACAGCCGGGAGGAGTTCAACGCCGTTTTCGACCGCCTGAAGCCGTCCTTCGAGGAAACCCTCGAGCGGGACGGCTTCAAGGTGATGCTCTGGACCCTGGCCGGCTGGGTCAACTTCTTCTCCAAGACGCCGGTCCTCGAGCCCGACGACCTGAAGAGGCTCAAGATCAACGTGACGGCCGACTTCCCGGAGATCGAGCAGGTCTGGAAAAAGATGGGTTACGAGGCCGTGGCCAGCGATAACACCGACCTCATGGTCGAGCTCCAGAGCGGCGCCGTGACGGCCCTCTACCTTCCGGCGCTCCTCGCCGGCTCCGGCCAGTTCTTCGCCCTGGCTCCGCATATGCTCTCCCCCTCCCTGGCCCCCCTCGTCGGCGGGCTGATCCTCAGCGCCAAGGCCTGGGCGTCCGTGCCGGCCGGGCTGCGCGAGCCGTTCCTGGCCGCCGTCGGCCGGGCGGCGCAGGGCCTCTACGACGAAACGATGCGGCTCGAGGCCGACGCCGTCAAGATGATGAAGGACAACGGCCTGGTCGTCCACGAGCCCTCGCCCGAGGCCATGGCCAAATGGCGGACGGCCGCCGACCGGGCGGTCCAGGGACTCGTCGGCCCGGTCTTCTCCAAAGATGCCTACGACCAGGTTGTCGGCTGCGTCAGGGACTATCGCAAGACCCATGGCCAATAG
- a CDS encoding TRAP transporter TatT component family protein yields MRTGEPGASNAGERPAPAAAAVALALTVLLGACSIEKLALRKVAGMLSGPSSSDVFSSDNDPDLVGQALPFAIKLYESLLASLPNHAGLRLRTGSLYIMYASAFVETPADTTPRSEMETKEYLLARAKNLYLRGRDILFVSLEKKNPALRAQLKERKYGEAMARFSREDATLLYWTALGWLAAFSVDPFDMTLGQTVPQTRAMIERVAELEPDYGHGSLDSFYISYYGSLPDYLGGDPAKAREHFARAQALAGKTDTSSLLALATTVCVKEQNAAEFKDLVGRVLAFDPESDPAHRLSNTLNRRKARWLLAHIDDFFIEMERP; encoded by the coding sequence ATGCGAACGGGCGAGCCGGGGGCTTCGAACGCGGGGGAGCGGCCGGCGCCAGCGGCCGCCGCCGTGGCCCTGGCCCTGACCGTCCTCCTCGGCGCCTGCTCCATCGAGAAGCTGGCCCTGAGGAAAGTGGCCGGCATGCTCTCCGGCCCGTCCTCGTCCGATGTCTTCAGCTCGGACAACGATCCCGACCTCGTCGGCCAGGCCCTGCCCTTCGCCATCAAGCTCTACGAGTCGCTCCTGGCGTCCCTGCCGAACCACGCCGGGCTGCGCCTCCGCACCGGCAGCCTGTACATCATGTACGCCAGCGCCTTCGTCGAGACGCCGGCCGACACGACGCCCCGCAGCGAGATGGAGACGAAGGAATATCTCCTGGCCAGGGCCAAGAACCTCTACCTCCGCGGCCGCGACATCCTTTTCGTCTCCCTGGAGAAGAAGAACCCGGCCCTGCGGGCCCAGCTCAAGGAACGGAAATACGGGGAAGCCATGGCCCGCTTCAGCCGGGAGGACGCGACGCTCCTCTACTGGACGGCGCTCGGCTGGCTGGCCGCGTTCTCGGTTGACCCCTTCGACATGACCCTCGGCCAGACCGTGCCCCAGACGCGGGCCATGATCGAGCGGGTCGCCGAGCTCGAACCGGACTACGGCCACGGCTCCCTCGATTCCTTCTATATCAGCTATTACGGCTCTCTCCCCGATTACCTCGGCGGCGACCCGGCCAAGGCCCGCGAGCACTTCGCCAGGGCCCAGGCCCTGGCCGGCAAGACCGACACCTCGTCCCTCCTGGCCCTGGCCACGACGGTCTGCGTCAAGGAGCAGAATGCCGCCGAATTCAAGGACCTGGTCGGCCGGGTCCTGGCCTTCGACCCCGAGAGCGACCCGGCCCACCGCCTGTCCAACACGCTCAACCGGCGCAAGGCCCGCTGGCTCCTGGCCCACATCGACGATTTCTTCATCGAAATGGAGCGGCCATGA